In bacterium, the following are encoded in one genomic region:
- a CDS encoding pyridoxal phosphate-dependent aminotransferase — protein sequence MNSVIADRMSLIDSSGIRKVFALASKLKNPINLSIGQPHFDVPEEIKKAAIQAIQNGLNKYTLTQGIPELRGKIKAQQKEKRNISLEEIMISSGTSGLLLLAFMCLINPGDEVIIFDPYFVMYKHLVRIVGGVPVFIDTYPSFNIPVDKIEGVISKKTKIIVINSPCNPTGAVYSKDQLKNLADIAAKHNILIISDEIYNEFVYGEDSISIAEIYENTLVLNGFSKTYAMTGWRLGWAGGPKWLLDEMIKLQQYTFVCAPSIVQYSGLKAMDYNTAHLIDSYKEKRDLMYNGLKDYFEILKPEGAFYMFVKIPNGVTDEKFINEAVKNNLLVIPGSVFSERNTHFRICYAAENKVLYKGIEILQNLSRKQYV from the coding sequence ATGAACAGTGTGATTGCTGACAGAATGTCTTTAATAGATTCTTCCGGAATAAGGAAGGTTTTTGCTTTGGCGTCTAAATTAAAAAATCCGATAAATCTGAGTATAGGACAGCCGCATTTTGATGTGCCGGAAGAGATCAAAAAAGCTGCCATACAAGCAATTCAAAATGGATTGAATAAGTATACACTCACTCAGGGTATACCTGAATTGAGGGGAAAGATTAAGGCTCAGCAAAAAGAGAAAAGGAATATAAGTCTTGAGGAGATAATGATTAGTTCTGGTACATCAGGACTGCTTCTACTGGCTTTTATGTGTCTCATTAATCCTGGTGATGAAGTTATTATATTTGATCCTTATTTTGTAATGTATAAACATTTGGTCAGAATAGTTGGAGGTGTCCCCGTGTTTATTGATACATACCCATCATTTAATATTCCTGTTGATAAGATTGAAGGGGTTATATCTAAGAAAACCAAAATTATTGTAATAAACAGTCCATGCAACCCAACAGGAGCCGTATATAGCAAAGATCAGTTAAAAAATCTTGCGGATATAGCTGCGAAACACAATATTCTTATAATTTCAGATGAAATTTATAATGAGTTTGTTTACGGGGAAGATTCTATTTCAATTGCAGAAATCTATGAAAACACATTGGTACTGAATGGATTTTCAAAGACCTATGCTATGACAGGATGGAGACTTGGCTGGGCTGGGGGTCCGAAATGGTTGCTTGATGAGATGATTAAATTGCAGCAGTATACTTTTGTTTGTGCCCCTTCAATTGTTCAATATAGTGGGCTTAAAGCCATGGATTATAATACAGCTCACTTAATAGATTCATATAAAGAGAAAAGAGATTTGATGTATAATGGCTTAAAGGATTATTTTGAGATATTAAAACCGGAAGGCGCATTTTATATGTTTGTAAAGATTCCAAATGGGGTGACTGATGAAAAATTTATTAACGAAGCTGTGAAGAACAATTTATTAGTCATACCAGGAAGTGTGTTTTCAGAAAGAAATACCCATTTTCGCATCTGTTATGCTGCAGAGAATAAAGTGCTCTATAAAGGTATAGAGATTCTTCAAAACTTATCAAGGAAGCAATATGTCTAA